From Hydra vulgaris chromosome 15, alternate assembly HydraT2T_AEP, one genomic window encodes:
- the LOC136092224 gene encoding uncharacterized protein LOC136092224 has protein sequence MIVNTSYPMVLLDQPSFRKMIKTLDPKFKLPGSATLNKRINERFLRQSAQLKDLINHARKVTICLDGWTKKGLTASFLGVSACFYDTTIDKTRHAFLNLMELQHPHTGEMLAECLKKCLDQWGIRENQVMLIVSDNGSNMVKAIRLLQEVHAAKKSDESESYEFESDESEHETDEEEIQSQSEQTDLFLPDHIPYRRMPCMAHTLQLLIKQVYEHYSATILETRQVVSRIRKSSVAVEKLIDKCGKSVITDCTSRWNSTYQMIDWLLKIKTSVNEVLTEIGTYYFIIYVISVYKLFSEFY, from the exons ATGATTGTTAATACCAGCTATCCAATGGTATTGCTAGATCAGCCGTCGTTTCGAAAGATGATAAAAACGCTTGACCCAAAATTTAAATTGCCAG GGTCTGCAACACTGAACAAGCGGATAAACGAGCGTTTTCTTCGACAATCTGCACAACTGaaagacttgataaatcatGCACGCAAAGTAACAATTTGTCTTGATGGTTGGACGAAGAAGGGTCTCACAGCATCGTTCCTTGGAGTATCTGCTTGTTTCTATGACACCACCATTGATAAAACACGACATGCTTTCCTAAACTTGATGGAACTCCAACATCCCCACACGGGTGAGATGCTTGCCGAATGTTTAAAGAAATGTCTTGACCAGTGGGGTATTAGAGAAAATCAAGTTATGTTGATTGTTTCAGACAACGGGTCTAATATGGTTAAAGCCATCAGGCTCTTACAGGAAGTGCATGCAGCTAAGAAATCTGACGAATCTGAATCTTATGAGTTTGAATCTGACGAGTCTGAACATGAAACTGATGAGGAAGAGATCCAGTCTCAGTCAGAACAAACTGATTTATTCCTACCAGATCATATTCCATATCGTCGAATGCCCTGTATGGCTCACACACTCCAGCTTCTCATAAAACAAGTTTATGAACATTATAGTGCAACCATCTTAGAAACGAGACAAGTTGTATCAAGAATTAGGAAATCGAGTGTGGCAGTTGAGAAACTTATTGACAAGTGTGGGAAGTCTGTGATAACTGACTGCACCTCAAGATGGAACAGTACATATCAGATGATTGACTGGCTGTTGAAAATAAAGACATCGGTGAATGAAGTTCTTACAGAAATTGgtacatattattttattatttatgttattagtgtatataaattgttttcggaattttattaa